One genomic window of Halorubrum hochsteinianum includes the following:
- a CDS encoding O-acetylhomoserine aminocarboxypropyltransferase/cysteine synthase family protein, which translates to MTRGFSTRSLHAGAEPDSATGARATPIHQTTSYVFDDADTAAELYALRAEGHIYSRLSNPTVNVLEDRLADLSGGADAVATGSGMAAFDAITTVLASAGDNVVASSEMYGGTAAYLTSIADRRGIEARLVDMLDYEAYADAIDDDTAFVHVETIANPSLVTPDFERLADIAHDRAVPLVVDNTFATPYLCRPFEHGADITWESTTKWITGNGTTVGGVVVDGGRFPWDHPDADYDELDGESPAYPIDFVEQFGDAAFANVARQRGVRPTGGQQSPFDAWQTIQGLNTLPLRMERHCENARRVAEFLRDDDRVDWVSYPGFEDHESHGNAAEYLDGFGGMVTFGVDGGYEAAKTFCESVDLTSFLANIGDAKTLVIHPASTTHAQMDADQQRLAGVYPEMLRLSVGIEDAEDVIHDLDAGLAAGERAATGEAGEGGGNR; encoded by the coding sequence ATGACACGTGGGTTTTCCACCCGGAGTCTCCACGCCGGAGCCGAGCCCGACTCGGCCACCGGTGCCCGCGCCACGCCGATCCACCAGACGACCTCGTACGTCTTCGACGACGCGGACACGGCGGCGGAGCTGTACGCGCTCCGGGCGGAGGGCCACATCTACTCCCGGCTGTCGAACCCGACGGTGAACGTCTTAGAGGACCGGCTGGCGGACCTCTCGGGCGGGGCGGACGCGGTCGCGACCGGCTCGGGGATGGCCGCGTTCGACGCGATCACGACGGTCCTCGCGAGCGCGGGCGACAACGTCGTCGCCAGCTCGGAGATGTACGGCGGCACCGCCGCGTACCTCACCAGCATCGCGGACCGCCGGGGGATCGAGGCGCGGCTGGTCGACATGCTCGACTACGAGGCGTACGCGGACGCGATCGACGACGACACCGCGTTCGTCCACGTGGAGACGATCGCGAACCCCTCGCTCGTCACGCCCGACTTCGAGCGGCTCGCCGACATCGCCCACGACCGCGCGGTCCCGCTCGTCGTCGACAACACGTTCGCGACCCCGTACCTCTGCCGGCCGTTCGAGCACGGCGCTGACATCACGTGGGAGTCGACGACGAAGTGGATCACGGGCAACGGCACCACCGTCGGCGGGGTCGTCGTCGACGGCGGGCGGTTCCCGTGGGACCACCCGGACGCCGACTACGACGAACTCGACGGCGAGTCGCCCGCGTACCCGATCGACTTCGTCGAGCAGTTCGGCGACGCCGCGTTCGCCAACGTCGCCCGCCAGCGCGGGGTGCGGCCGACCGGCGGCCAGCAGTCGCCCTTCGACGCGTGGCAGACGATCCAGGGCCTCAACACCCTCCCGCTGCGGATGGAGCGGCACTGCGAGAACGCGCGGCGGGTGGCCGAGTTCCTCCGCGACGACGACCGCGTCGACTGGGTGTCGTACCCGGGGTTCGAGGACCACGAGAGCCACGGCAACGCCGCCGAGTACCTCGACGGCTTCGGCGGGATGGTCACCTTCGGCGTCGACGGCGGCTACGAGGCCGCGAAGACGTTCTGCGAGTCGGTCGACCTGACGAGTTTCCTCGCGAACATCGGCGACGCGAAGACCCTCGTCATCCACCCGGCCTCCACGACGCACGCGCAGATGGACGCGGATCAACAGCGGCTCGCGGGCGTCTACCCCGAGATGCTCCGGCTCTCGGTCGGCATCGAGGACGCCGAGGACGTAATCCACGACCTCGACGCGGGACTGGCCGCGGGCGAGCGCGCCGCGACGGGAGAGGCCGGGGAGGGAGGGGGGAATCGATGA
- a CDS encoding DHHA1 domain-containing protein, producing MAVAAPVPDLADRATDCADRLREAGRVLLASHIDADGITSAAIASTALARAGIDHEVVFEKQLDEESIAGIAAREYDVVLFTDFGSGQLDIIADHEAAGDFVPVIADHHQPADRDTRYHLNPLLEGIDGASELSGAGASYLLARALEGPDGDNRDLAGLAVVGAVGDMQDSTDGLVGANEAVVADGVDAGVLDARTDLDLYGRQTRPLPKFLEYASDVKIPGITNDESGAISFLTDLDVDVKRDGEWRRWVDLDADERRAVASALMRRAVASGVPSDRIEALVGTAYTLVDEEVGTELRDVSEFSTLLNATARYERGDVGLAVCLGDRGDALAEARRLLRTHRRNLSEGLQWVKNEGVTHEEHLQWFDAGSRIRETIVGIVAGMAVGSPAVDRSKPVIAFAEKSAGELKVSSRGSHALVRRGLDLSTVMREASQSVGGDGGGHDVAAGATIPTGERDAFLAEADRIVGEQLS from the coding sequence ATGGCAGTCGCCGCCCCAGTCCCCGACCTCGCCGACCGCGCGACCGACTGCGCCGACCGACTGCGCGAGGCCGGTCGGGTCCTCCTGGCCTCCCACATCGACGCCGACGGGATCACGAGCGCCGCGATCGCGTCCACCGCGCTCGCTCGGGCCGGCATCGACCACGAGGTCGTCTTCGAGAAGCAGCTGGACGAGGAGTCGATCGCGGGGATCGCGGCCCGCGAGTACGACGTGGTGCTGTTCACCGACTTCGGCTCCGGCCAGTTGGACATCATCGCCGACCACGAGGCGGCCGGGGACTTCGTCCCCGTCATCGCCGACCACCACCAGCCCGCCGACCGCGACACGCGGTACCACCTCAACCCGCTGCTGGAGGGGATCGACGGCGCGAGCGAGCTCTCCGGGGCCGGCGCGAGCTACCTGCTCGCCCGCGCGCTGGAGGGGCCCGACGGCGACAACCGCGACCTCGCCGGCCTCGCGGTCGTCGGCGCGGTCGGCGACATGCAGGACTCGACCGACGGCCTCGTCGGTGCCAACGAGGCGGTCGTCGCCGACGGCGTCGACGCGGGCGTCCTTGACGCGCGGACCGACCTCGACCTGTACGGCAGACAGACCCGACCGCTCCCGAAGTTCCTGGAGTACGCCTCCGACGTGAAGATCCCCGGGATCACCAACGACGAGTCGGGGGCGATCTCCTTCCTCACCGACCTCGACGTCGACGTGAAACGCGACGGGGAGTGGCGGCGCTGGGTCGACCTCGACGCCGACGAGCGCCGGGCGGTCGCCTCCGCGCTGATGCGCCGGGCGGTCGCCTCTGGCGTCCCCTCGGACCGCATCGAGGCGCTCGTCGGCACGGCGTACACGCTCGTCGACGAGGAGGTCGGCACCGAACTCCGCGACGTGAGCGAGTTCTCCACGCTGCTCAACGCGACCGCCCGCTACGAGCGCGGCGACGTCGGCCTCGCGGTGTGTCTCGGCGACCGCGGCGACGCGCTCGCGGAGGCCCGGCGGCTCCTCCGGACCCACCGCCGGAACCTCTCGGAGGGGCTCCAGTGGGTCAAAAACGAGGGCGTCACCCACGAGGAGCACCTCCAGTGGTTCGACGCCGGGTCGCGCATCCGCGAGACCATCGTCGGCATCGTCGCCGGGATGGCGGTCGGCTCGCCTGCCGTCGACCGCTCGAAGCCCGTGATCGCCTTCGCCGAGAAGAGCGCCGGGGAGCTGAAGGTGTCCTCGCGCGGGTCGCACGCGCTCGTCCGGCGGGGCCTCGACCTCTCGACGGTGATGCGCGAGGCGAGCCAGTCGGTCGGCGGCGACGGCGGCGGCCACGACGTCGCCGCGGGCGCGACGATCCCGACCGGCGAGCGCGACGCGTTCCTCGCCGAGGCGGACCGGATCGTCGGCGAACAGCTCTCGTGA
- a CDS encoding molybdopterin-dependent oxidoreductase, whose product MISVSEHRDAFLAAAAGAAAVAGSYLVTGWTPSFVVRPIDQALVNLTPGPIVTTAIETLGDAGHLIHIAMAVAVAAGLFAAVAFAGLRVAARTERRAAGVAVAGVGSWLLAAGLTGVSTGALGAALPAATVVGVGWLPSSATPSGDDPAAARNSSAVVDAVRRRTLGVVAGALGFVGAAAAARRALASGDDPLPDAPRSEGAAARLGELETAALSVESDDLHGMVSPIGEFYNVDIAEFDPEVTAGEWSLTFTGETGSDRTVDFDELIDRPVEHRAITLRCVGEDLNGPKLDNAVWTGTPIRPLLESIDPQGECDCAMLRGEDGYYVQFPVDVLADGFLAWGMNGKELPSGHGHPVRVLIPGHWGETNVKWLSEIELLSVEDDGYWEERGWEGTGEVKTVAKLWDEGITELGDGRIELAGHAYAGTRGIDRVEVSTDGGDTWTDADLSEALPDADVWRQWRHVFEPDGEREVVVRAVDGEGTLQTEDPTGSVPDGAAGWVRRTVG is encoded by the coding sequence GTGATCAGCGTTTCCGAGCATCGAGACGCGTTCCTCGCGGCGGCGGCCGGCGCGGCCGCGGTCGCCGGGTCGTACCTCGTCACGGGGTGGACGCCGTCGTTCGTCGTCCGGCCGATCGACCAGGCGCTCGTCAACCTGACCCCCGGCCCGATCGTGACGACCGCGATCGAGACCCTCGGCGACGCGGGACACCTGATCCACATCGCGATGGCGGTCGCGGTCGCGGCCGGGCTGTTCGCCGCGGTCGCGTTCGCGGGCCTCCGGGTCGCCGCGCGCACCGAGCGGCGGGCCGCGGGCGTCGCCGTCGCCGGCGTCGGGTCGTGGCTGCTCGCCGCGGGGCTGACCGGCGTCTCGACCGGGGCGCTGGGCGCGGCGCTCCCCGCGGCGACGGTCGTCGGAGTCGGGTGGCTCCCCTCGTCCGCGACGCCGTCCGGAGACGATCCCGCCGCCGCGAGGAACTCGTCGGCGGTCGTCGACGCGGTGCGCCGTCGGACTCTCGGGGTCGTCGCCGGGGCGCTCGGGTTCGTCGGCGCGGCCGCGGCGGCGCGACGGGCGCTCGCGTCGGGCGACGACCCGCTCCCCGACGCGCCGCGGTCCGAGGGCGCGGCCGCGCGGCTCGGGGAACTGGAGACGGCGGCGCTGTCGGTCGAGAGCGACGACCTCCACGGGATGGTGAGTCCGATCGGCGAGTTCTACAACGTCGACATCGCGGAGTTCGACCCGGAGGTCACCGCCGGGGAGTGGTCGCTGACGTTCACCGGCGAGACGGGGTCCGACCGGACGGTCGACTTCGACGAACTGATCGACCGCCCGGTCGAACACCGGGCGATAACGCTCCGCTGCGTCGGGGAGGACCTGAACGGGCCGAAGCTGGACAACGCCGTCTGGACGGGGACCCCGATCCGGCCGCTGCTGGAGTCCATCGACCCGCAGGGCGAGTGCGACTGCGCGATGCTGCGGGGCGAGGACGGGTACTACGTCCAGTTCCCGGTCGACGTGCTCGCCGACGGCTTCCTCGCGTGGGGGATGAACGGGAAGGAGCTGCCGTCCGGCCACGGCCACCCGGTCCGGGTGCTGATCCCGGGTCACTGGGGCGAAACGAACGTGAAGTGGCTCTCCGAGATCGAGCTGTTAAGCGTCGAGGACGACGGCTACTGGGAGGAGCGCGGCTGGGAGGGGACCGGCGAGGTGAAGACGGTCGCCAAGCTCTGGGACGAGGGGATCACGGAGCTCGGCGACGGGCGGATCGAACTCGCCGGCCACGCCTACGCGGGGACCCGCGGGATCGACCGCGTCGAGGTGTCGACCGACGGCGGCGACACGTGGACCGACGCCGACCTCTCCGAGGCGCTCCCCGACGCCGACGTCTGGCGGCAGTGGCGACACGTCTTCGAGCCCGACGGGGAACGCGAGGTCGTCGTCCGCGCGGTCGACGGCGAGGGGACGCTCCAGACCGAAGATCCCACGGGGTCGGTTCCGGACGGCGCGGCGGGGTGGGTGCGCCGGACGGTCGGCTGA
- a CDS encoding HalX domain-containing protein, translating to MSEPSILVVEDEPDIAALYAGFLEEQYAVDVAETAAEAIDRVDAAVDVVLLDRRLPDGSGDDVLAHIREEGYDCRVAMVTAVEPDFDIIDMGFDLYLTKPVSRSKLLAAIDTLLTRSEYDDLVREAAALASKRAVLSSQKPAAQREGNEAYAELVERLEDLDADIDDLGESLSTDDYRAMFRDLGEA from the coding sequence GTGAGCGAGCCGTCGATACTCGTCGTGGAGGACGAGCCCGACATCGCGGCGCTGTACGCCGGCTTCCTCGAGGAGCAGTACGCGGTCGACGTCGCCGAGACCGCCGCCGAGGCGATCGATCGGGTCGACGCCGCCGTCGACGTGGTGCTGCTCGACCGGCGGCTCCCGGACGGGAGCGGCGACGACGTCTTAGCGCACATCCGCGAGGAGGGGTACGACTGCCGCGTGGCGATGGTCACCGCGGTCGAGCCCGACTTCGACATCATCGACATGGGGTTCGACCTGTACCTCACCAAGCCGGTGAGCCGCTCGAAGCTGCTCGCGGCCATCGACACCCTCCTGACGCGCAGCGAGTACGACGACCTCGTCCGAGAGGCCGCCGCGCTCGCCAGCAAGCGCGCCGTGTTGAGTTCACAGAAGCCGGCCGCACAGCGCGAGGGGAACGAGGCGTACGCCGAGCTCGTCGAGCGCCTTGAGGACTTGGACGCCGACATCGACGACCTCGGCGAGTCGCTGTCGACCGACGACTACCGCGCGATGTTCCGCGACCTCGGCGAGGCCTGA
- a CDS encoding RAD55 family ATPase: MSELVSTGVEGLDSILTGGITERSTVLVSGNPGTGKSIFGIQYLHHGVSEHGERGVYVSFEEDEADIRGAAESVGFEGFDEMVDDGDVVILDKREMLRETDFSTAVDRLLDTVEDGDFDRLVLDSLSMFQLFFDAEQEKRTYLLKFSDILKANGLTSLLINEQGAVFPDTEVGLENFLTDGNIYFIQTPTDSGVNRYVWVAKMRKQDIDTDIFPMEIGQGGITVHERAGGFSMMGRSDDQPSF, encoded by the coding sequence ATGTCAGAACTCGTCTCCACCGGGGTCGAGGGGCTCGACTCCATTCTCACCGGCGGCATCACCGAGCGATCGACGGTCCTCGTCTCGGGGAACCCGGGCACGGGCAAGAGTATCTTCGGAATCCAGTACCTCCACCACGGCGTCTCCGAACACGGCGAGCGCGGCGTCTACGTCTCCTTCGAGGAGGACGAGGCCGACATCCGCGGCGCGGCCGAGTCCGTCGGCTTCGAAGGGTTCGACGAGATGGTCGACGACGGCGACGTCGTCATCTTAGACAAACGCGAGATGCTCCGCGAGACCGACTTCTCGACGGCGGTCGACCGCCTGCTGGACACCGTCGAGGACGGCGACTTCGACCGGCTCGTCCTCGACTCGCTGTCGATGTTCCAGCTCTTCTTCGACGCCGAACAGGAGAAGCGCACGTACCTGCTGAAGTTCTCGGACATCCTCAAGGCGAACGGACTCACCTCGCTGCTCATCAACGAGCAGGGCGCTGTCTTCCCAGACACCGAGGTCGGCTTGGAGAACTTCCTCACCGACGGGAACATCTACTTCATCCAGACGCCGACCGACTCCGGCGTCAACCGCTACGTTTGGGTTGCGAAGATGCGGAAACAGGACATCGACACGGACATCTTCCCGATGGAGATCGGACAGGGAGGGATCACGGTCCACGAGCGCGCGGGCGGCTTCTCGATGATGGGTCGCTCCGACGACCAGCCGTCGTTCTGA
- a CDS encoding helix-turn-helix domain-containing protein encodes MVGDDLITVLGNKYNTDILTATGDAKSAQDLSDQLDVPIATCYRRINELEEADLLELHDRPLSDEHRRVKVYRRKVDGVEVDFRDGLTVEVEERSAVKNRLDDVWRDLSSRE; translated from the coding sequence ATGGTGGGGGACGATCTGATCACCGTACTCGGTAACAAATACAACACGGACATCCTGACGGCGACGGGCGACGCGAAGTCGGCGCAGGACCTCAGCGACCAGTTGGACGTCCCGATAGCGACGTGTTACCGACGGATAAACGAGTTGGAGGAGGCGGACCTGCTGGAATTACACGACCGGCCGCTCTCGGACGAACACCGGCGCGTGAAGGTGTACCGCCGGAAGGTCGACGGGGTCGAGGTCGACTTCCGCGACGGCCTCACCGTCGAAGTGGAGGAGCGCTCGGCGGTGAAGAACCGGCTCGACGACGTCTGGCGCGACCTCTCCTCGCGGGAGTAG
- a CDS encoding archaellin/type IV pilin N-terminal domain-containing protein — protein sequence MFETILDEEERGQVGIGTLIVFIAMVLVAAIAAGVLINTAGFLQTQAEATGEESTSQVSDRLQVVSTSGNVTEDPDDAGTYVVDNVTFVVAKAPGAGLVDLKETTVQVIGEQGQNSTQLDSLDANIESVLDVNNGVLTDNSDRAALHVNFSDPGDFANYNELSSGEQLTVTFTTASGASTTKEIRVPTTLTQDQDSVRL from the coding sequence ATGTTCGAAACCATACTGGACGAGGAAGAGCGCGGTCAAGTGGGGATCGGCACTCTCATCGTGTTCATCGCGATGGTGCTGGTGGCGGCGATCGCCGCCGGCGTGCTGATCAACACGGCCGGGTTCCTCCAGACGCAGGCGGAAGCAACGGGCGAAGAGAGTACAAGTCAGGTCTCTGATCGGCTTCAGGTCGTGAGTACCTCCGGGAACGTGACTGAAGATCCGGATGACGCTGGCACTTACGTTGTCGACAACGTCACCTTCGTCGTCGCGAAGGCTCCTGGCGCTGGACTGGTCGATCTGAAAGAAACGACTGTTCAGGTTATCGGAGAACAGGGACAGAACAGCACACAGCTTGATAGCCTTGACGCTAACATCGAGAGCGTCCTTGACGTCAACAATGGCGTTCTCACAGACAATAGCGACCGTGCTGCGCTCCACGTGAATTTCTCTGACCCTGGTGACTTCGCCAACTACAACGAGCTCAGCTCTGGTGAGCAATTAACAGTTACGTTCACGACGGCATCTGGCGCATCGACGACGAAAGAAATCCGCGTCCCGACGACGCTCACGCAGGATCAGGACTCGGTGAGGCTGTAA
- a CDS encoding archaellin/type IV pilin N-terminal domain-containing protein, with protein MFEFITNNEDRGQVGIGTLIVFIAMVLVAAIAAGVLINTAGFLQSQAEATGQESTDLVSERIDVTSTVGIVEDSGIYGQTVGDNPQNLSQVRVGVTAASGADQIDLNKTTVQVVGPNGQATLTFDDTADGSYGDASGINSGTFAIQNASGGYISSDNAVLNSSNSFTLVFNTNNEPLGDGEDASTGGVLFGESESSSLDIVSPSGATTSVELTAPDLFSKKGAAVRL; from the coding sequence ATGTTCGAATTCATCACTAACAACGAGGACCGCGGTCAGGTGGGGATCGGCACCCTCATCGTGTTCATCGCGATGGTGCTGGTGGCAGCGATCGCCGCCGGCGTCCTGATCAACACGGCCGGATTCCTCCAGTCACAGGCGGAAGCGACCGGTCAAGAGAGTACGGATCTCGTTTCTGAGCGGATCGACGTGACGAGTACCGTGGGTATCGTGGAAGATAGTGGAATATACGGCCAGACCGTTGGCGACAACCCGCAGAATCTTTCGCAAGTTCGCGTCGGAGTAACGGCTGCGTCCGGTGCCGACCAAATCGACCTGAACAAGACAACCGTTCAGGTCGTCGGTCCGAACGGTCAGGCGACGTTGACCTTCGATGATACGGCAGATGGCTCGTACGGTGATGCCTCCGGCATCAATTCGGGAACGTTCGCTATTCAAAACGCCAGTGGGGGATACATTAGCTCTGACAATGCTGTCCTCAACTCCAGCAATTCGTTCACGCTAGTATTCAATACGAACAACGAACCGCTTGGAGACGGAGAAGACGCCAGTACCGGTGGAGTCCTGTTCGGCGAGAGCGAGTCCTCATCGCTTGACATCGTTTCCCCGTCTGGTGCGACGACATCCGTCGAACTGACTGCTCCGGACCTGTTCAGTAAAAAGGGCGCAGCGGTCCGGCTCTAA
- a CDS encoding DUF7500 family protein produces the protein MSDDEALPADPEELDFTDDENVVEIGDGRYVVGTNGRPNVGRSRGQRRAPPADDDSGFTAADPANPSDRRPAGDDPQASAAGPGVGERGQPTGGQPNAGGQPGGGRQSGGGPPGGGQPPPNAAGGQRRNQSATGGDAVDRQAVSRWLADSFEGDGFAYGIDATLHANGDTTRQRMVSNDVTATFDTLISWFASNAGPSSPTPEAIGLLLAASETTVDVPPVMIKRFAASQGLSASDSIGDLVRAAEEQGGFRIE, from the coding sequence ATGAGTGACGACGAGGCGCTGCCGGCCGACCCGGAGGAGCTCGACTTCACCGACGACGAGAACGTCGTCGAGATCGGGGACGGCCGCTACGTCGTCGGGACGAACGGCCGGCCCAACGTCGGCCGGTCGCGCGGGCAGCGTCGCGCTCCGCCCGCGGACGACGACTCCGGCTTCACCGCGGCGGACCCGGCGAACCCCTCGGACCGCCGCCCCGCCGGCGACGACCCGCAGGCGAGCGCGGCCGGTCCCGGCGTCGGCGAACGCGGTCAGCCCACTGGCGGCCAACCCAACGCCGGGGGGCAACCCGGTGGCGGGCGACAGTCCGGTGGGGGGCCGCCCGGCGGCGGGCAACCGCCGCCGAACGCCGCCGGAGGGCAGCGTCGGAACCAGTCCGCAACCGGGGGCGACGCGGTCGACCGACAGGCGGTGAGCCGGTGGCTGGCCGACTCCTTCGAGGGCGACGGGTTCGCGTACGGCATCGACGCGACGCTCCACGCGAACGGCGACACTACCCGCCAGCGGATGGTCTCGAACGACGTGACGGCGACGTTCGACACGCTCATCTCGTGGTTCGCGTCGAACGCCGGCCCGAGTTCGCCGACGCCGGAGGCGATCGGACTGCTGCTCGCCGCGAGCGAGACCACCGTCGACGTCCCGCCGGTGATGATAAAGCGGTTCGCGGCGAGTCAGGGGCTCTCCGCGAGCGACAGCATCGGGGACCTGGTGCGCGCCGCCGAAGAGCAGGGCGGGTTCAGGATCGAGTGA
- a CDS encoding zinc ribbon domain-containing protein: MPSCPRCDAPTDDGDRYCAECGAPQTEDAAEELDEYVQRQAQQVAGGGGGGEGGGDSGGGDGFADMADLNDREQLWRRGCYVVGYGTIVIALSIGKISSIPLILAGIAILPPIRRLTARPLGSSLKREVMAGLYAIFALIGVALYVLL, encoded by the coding sequence ATGCCATCGTGTCCCCGCTGTGACGCGCCGACCGACGACGGAGACCGATACTGCGCGGAGTGTGGCGCTCCGCAGACGGAGGACGCGGCCGAGGAGCTCGACGAGTACGTCCAGCGGCAGGCGCAACAGGTCGCCGGCGGCGGGGGCGGCGGAGAGGGAGGCGGCGACAGTGGCGGGGGCGACGGCTTCGCGGACATGGCCGACCTCAACGACCGCGAGCAGCTCTGGCGGCGCGGCTGTTACGTCGTCGGGTACGGAACGATCGTCATCGCGCTCAGCATCGGGAAGATCAGCTCCATCCCGCTGATCCTCGCGGGGATCGCGATCCTCCCGCCGATCCGACGGCTCACCGCCCGGCCGCTGGGGAGTTCCCTGAAGCGAGAGGTGATGGCCGGGCTCTACGCGATATTCGCCCTGATCGGCGTGGCGCTGTACGTGCTACTGTGA